Proteins encoded together in one Telopea speciosissima isolate NSW1024214 ecotype Mountain lineage chromosome 4, Tspe_v1, whole genome shotgun sequence window:
- the LOC122658915 gene encoding caffeic acid 3-O-methyltransferase 1-like, translating into MEQHQQHQQQYEDEEACLYAMQLASSSVLPMVLRWVVELGILEIITKAGPGAEVSPSEIASQLATQNPDAPVMIDRALRLLASYSVLTCSLKRHEDGRIEKLYGQTPICKLFLKNEEMGSLDMLMLMHQDKVVMQGWFHMKEAILEGGIPFNKAFGMTAFEYQGVDPRFNVLFNEAMKGQTTITMNKLLQTYKGFEGLNSVVDVGGGFAVALKMITSKYPSIKGINFDLPYVVSEAPSHPGVEHVGGTMFESVPKGDAIFMKLILHDWSDAHCLTILKNCYEALPEGGKVIIVDVVLLEAVETNRIARAGYQIDNLMMMINPGGKERTEKDFEDLAKGAGFRSCQVICPVINLCVIEYVK; encoded by the exons ATGGAACAGCACCAGCAGCACCAGCAGCAATATGAGGATGAGGAAGCTTGTTTATATGCAATGCAATTGGCAAGCTCTTCAGTCCTTCCCATGGTTTTGAGATGGGTTGTCGAGCTTGGAATTCTCGAGATCATCACTAAAGCTGGTCCAGGAGCAGAAGTCTCACCTTCTGAGATTGCTTCTCAGCTTGCCACACAAAACCCAGATGCCCCCGTTATGATTGATCGTGCCCTTCGACTCTTAGCCAGTTATTCAGTTCTCACTTGTTCACTGAAGAGACATGAGGATGGCCGGATCGAGAAGCTCTACGGGCAGACCCCGATCTGCAAGCTATTCCTTaaaaatgaagagatgggatcgTTGGATATGTTGATGCTTATGCATCAAGACAAGGTCGTCATGCAGGGCTG GTTCCATATGAAAGAGGCCATTCTTGAAGGTGGAATTCCATTTAACAAGGCATTTGGAATGACAGCATTTGAGTATCAAGGTGTGGACCCTAGATTTAACGTGCTTTTCAATGAGGCAATGAAAGGCCAAACTACCATAACTATGAACAAACTTCTTCAAACATACAAAGGGTTTGAAGGCCTAAATTCAGTGGTCGATGTTGGTGGTGGATTTGCAGTTGCCCTTAAAATGATCACTTCCAAGTACCCATCAATCAAGGGTATTAACTTTGATTTGCCTTACGTTGTTTCAGAAGCACCATCCCATCCcg GTGTGGAGCATGTTGGAGGTACCATGTTTGAAAGTGTTCCCAAAGGGGATGCTATTTTTATGAAA TTGATATTGCATGACTGGAGTGATGCACATTGTTTGACAATTTTGAAGAACTGCTATGAAGCATTACCAGAAGGTGGAAAGGTGATCATCGTTGATGTTGTTCTTTTAGAAGCTGTCGAAACTAACCGTATAGCTCGAGCTGGATATCAAATTGACAATTTAATGATGATGATAAATCctggaggaaaagaaagaactgAGAAAGATTTTGAAGACCTTGCCAAGGGAGCTGGGTTTCGTAGTTGTCAAGTGATTTGCCCTGTAATTAACCTTTGTGTCATCGAATATGTAAAATAA
- the LOC122659372 gene encoding uncharacterized protein LOC122659372, with protein MSQMWRRSPGRFGKQLIHFQRWKPNFCIHDKHVDTKLVWVRFPDLPFEYWHENVLQSMAKVIGRPMDLDSRTWNGVMGHFAHVLVEVEDSSSFSRVYEFQVERKQPRSEIPYFFKQFIVYEDELDRCSYCKRVGHVSNGCCQKEDEAKAARVQQSALGDVSSNMVGRVGPSDLPQASIGSAHGGRQSLGGGANGGSQTILAAASPAQISHGGGNLQDGLSLQGGNLVKNFRNSQLENRGKIHLVVDLVNPVRNDPDSNLRVEGSKLDLILSEEEIGSLDSDAGSSDGVDQRCD; from the exons ATGTCTCAGATGTGGAGAAGATCTCCTGGGAGATTCGGTAAACAATTGATCCACTTTCAGCGTTGGAAGCCGAACTTTTGTATCCATGATAAGCATGTGGACACGAAATTGGTTTGGGTTCGCTTTCCAGATCTCCCTTTTGAATATTGGCATGAAAACGTCCTTCAGTCGATGGCCAAGGTTATTGGCCGGCCTATGGATCTGGACAGTCGTACTTGGAATGGGGTGATGGGGCATTTTGCCCATGTGTTGGTGGAAGTGGAAGATTCATCTTCCTTTTCAAGGGTCTATGAATTCCAGGTTGAACGAAAGCAGCCCCGTTCAGAGATTCCTTATTTCTTTAAGCAGTTCATTGTCTATGAAGATGAACTCGACCGCTGTAGTTATTGTAAGAGAGTGGGTCATGTGAGCAATGGTTGTTGCCAGAAGGAGGATGAAGCCAAGGCTGCAAGAGTGCAGCAGTCTGCTCTAGGGGATGTCAGTTCGAACATGGTTGGGCGAGTTGGTCCTAGTGATTTGCCTCAGGCATCTATCGGTAGTGCTCATGGAGGGCGGCAGTCTCTAGGTGGTGGCGCTAATGGTGGTTCCCAGACGATCTTGGCCGCTGCATCTCCTGCTCAGATTAGCCACGGTGGGGGCAATCTCCAAGATGGTCTTTCCTTGCAAGGAGG AAATCTTGTGAAGAATTTTAGGAATTCACAACTAGAGAATCGTGGCAAGATTCACCTTGTCGTGGATCTGGTTAATCCAGTGAGGAATGACCCGGATAGCAACTTGCGGGTGGAAGGGTCGAAGCTGGACCTGATTTTGAGTGAAGAGGAGATTGGGTCTTTAGACTCTGATGCTGGCTCGTCTGATGGCGTGGACCAGAGGTGCGACTAG